The Phycisphaerae bacterium DNA window CATTCTGTCCTACGGCGGCGGTAATGGGACGGCAGGTATCCAATACGATTCGGGCGTATACCGAGTGGTGATGTTCGGATTCCCCTTTGAGGCGATCAGTACGTCTTCCGCCCGGTCGGCCGTCATGCAACGCGTGCTGAACTATATCCTGCCGCCTATGGGTTGCCCGTATGGGCCGGATGCGATCACGGGTTTCGAAGGATATGCTGACGGGACACACGTCATGTTCCAGGATCCTCGATATTCCGGATCCACACTGGCCCACCTTGCCGCGACTCCGAACTCGGCCGTCGTGACCAGCGAGGTGCAGGCATACAGCGGGGGCAAGACATGCAGAGTGGATTGGGCCTGGCTCGACGCGAGCCCGACCCGGTGGCTCCGTCTCACGACGCACAACGTTGCCAATGTGCCCAACCCTACCATCGATCTGCGGCGCCCGGTGAGGGTGCGACTGAGACTCGACAGCGGGTCGTTCCGAATCAGTTTGGGCGTTCGCGAGACGGGGGCCGACGTGCCGATCGGCGAGAACGGCGGCACCAGCGGGACCATCGAGTGGGTGGGGGCCACGTCGGTCGTGCCCGGCGGCGGTCCGGTGGGGACGCTGGTGTCGGCCGCGCCGGGTGTCTGGCAGACCATCACCTTCGCCCCCTACGTAGGTTACATTCAGCCCATGACCGGCGACGGTGTTCTGAACGCTGCGCATGATAAGGGTGTACTCGAACACCTGGCATTTACGATCACCGACACGGTCGGGCCGATCACGGTGTACCTGGATAGCATCGAGCAGCCCTGCCCGCCGAAGGCGGACTTCGACCTTGATGGGGACGTCGACCTGATCGACTTCGGCCTTCTCCAGGCATGTATCAGCGGCGCCAGTAAACCACAGACTGCCGCCGAGTGTCAGGTGGCGAAACTCGACGGCGATGGCGATGTCGACCAGGATGACTGCAGCCTGTTCCTGATGTGTCTCAGCGGGCCGGGCGTTCCCGCGGTTCCGGAATGCCTGAATTGAGGGGTCGGGTGGGGGCCGCGCTCCCGGACCTTCGTCCCTGAAGGATTCGCAACCGCAAACGTATCCGTCGCCCAGCCTTGGCGAAAGAGGAAGCGAGCAGCCCCCGCCGCATGGGCTTGCGACCGCCTCGCGCGTTGGCTTGGCGCAAGTCCCTCTGTTTTCGCAAGTCAAGCAGCTCCCTGCGACCGCCTCGCGGGTTGGCTTGGCCTTGACCGACTTACGGGGATTGGGCAATGGTCCGTCGCTTACGTTTCGGTTTCTGTAACAGGCAGCCAGGTTAACCGCCCCAAACGGCACAGCCTCCCCCATCGCTGCAACAAACCGAAGTTGGCGAGCCGCCCGGAAACGGTGTAGAATGACCTTGCTTAGGCCCTGCGGCCAGCGGCCCAGAGCCTGCCGATACCAAAGGACGCCGGTTGTCATGCCCACAAGCGGCCTCTAGCCGGACCGCTCCACGCATGTGCGGTAAGTCCTTATACTGCAAGATCTTGAGGGCGTAGCTCAGTAGGTAGAGCAACGGCCTTTTAAGCCGTGGGTCCAGGGTTCGAGTCCCTGCGCCCTCAATCCTTTCCCCTCGGTGCCAGTCGGTGCAAGAGCGTGCAAGTGGGTGTCCAAGTTGTCCATCTTCCTGATGGCGTAAGGTCAGCCACCGGAAACCCGGGCGGTGGGCCTCACCCGACGGTAATGGCCGCTACGGGCCTTGCCGCGAGTACCGCCGCCGCATCCCCAGCCCCCGAAGGCCACGAGCAGGGGCGTGGCGAGTCTGTTCTCGGTAGCGGCTGGGCACGAGACGATTACGCTTTTCGTCGCCGATGCGATATCCGCACCAGACAGCTTCCCAGCAACAGCCATCCCTGACTCGGCAACACTGCGGCGGGCGGTCTGCTTGCCTTGTTGCCGCGTGATCGCTGCATTCCCATCGTCCGAAGGCCGAAGGTTTCCAACCAAGCGTGGTTTAGGCCTTTCAGGGACGAGTGCTCCGGCCCCGGCCGGAAACCTGGTTATCGATCCGCCCGAGCTTCCTCGGCAAACGCGACAACGTTGGCCCACGGCGTCTCCGGCTGAATCTTGTTCGACGGGCAGAGAATGCAGCGACGATCCGCTTGGCAGAGTTCCTTCAGCCTTCGCACCTGCTCGCGAACCTGCTCGGGTGTTCCGAAAGGGAAAAGGTGTTGCGAGCTGATGGTGGCACAAAGCGCGATCTGCCGGCCAAACTCGCGGTACACCTCCGCGAAGTCCATACACTCCGGCTGTATCGGATGCAGGATGTCAAAGCCAAGCTCCACGATGTCGGGAATGATTTCGCGGATGTTGCCGCAACTGTGCAGGAAGGCCCGGACGTGAGGTGCGTTGCGTCTGAGGTGCTCAAGAATCGTGTGCCATCCCGGCTTGATAAACCGCCGCCACATCTCAGGCGAGATCTGCATGCCCGTTTGCATCCCCGCGTCGTCATAGAAGCACAGCACGTCGATTCCCGCCTGGGCCGACGCCAGTGCAAGCCGCAGGGTGTAATATGTGACTTTGGCAATGATCGCCTCCGCCAGCGCCGGAGCAAGAATCAGGTCCTCCAGAAACTGTTCCATCCCTCGGAGCCACCAGGACCACTCATAGATGCTCCCGGCATAGCCGAAGACCGGGTATCCTCGCGCGTGATAATCTGCGATTGGCGACCGATCGACCGTCCCGTCGATGGCCGGGGAGGGATAGGCTTCAATATCCCGCACCGATGTCGCCGTCGCCAGGGGCGGATAAGTACGGCCAACGGTACCCTCGACTTCACAAGATCCGTGCCCGATGCCCCATTCATCAAAGGTTGTGCCCGCCTCGGTGCCGGCATGATAGCTGCGAGGATCGTCTCCGCCGAATGCGGTCTTGAGCGAGAAAGTGCGGAAGTCGTAGTCAAAGTACTCGGCCGGGTCGGTCTGGCCGGTCATCTCTTCAAACTGCCGCAGGATCGGCGAGGTCAGCCCCCCAATCGCTCCGACATCCAGCGTGAAGGGCATCCAGCCAGGCGAGCCATGGTCCAGCAGCTCTCGCAGATTCTGCATCGGGCTGGTGGACATCTCGCGTTGACCTCTCCTGATGAGTTGCCCGGAGCAGGCCGGCCGTGAGCACGGTACTCCCGCCCGACAAGCCGCCCGTGACACGCCACGAGAAGGCTGCGGCTATGTTGGATGCCGGCGGTTACCGGCCGTATTCGGCCAGCACGGCCGCCGCTTTCACGGCCGTCTCCCGTTCAACGCTGTAAGCCAGGCGTATATGTCCCGGACGGCCGAAGCCCGATCCCGGCACCACAATGACTCCCTTGTCCCTCAGTGCGGCACAGCAGGCGACGTCATCCGGTTCCGGGCACTGCGGGAAGATGTAGAAGGCGCCTGTCGGCTCAACCAAACGGAATCCTCCGCGCCTCAACCCGTCGCAGAGAACCGCCCGGTTGTGCCGATACAGGTCCATGTCCACCCGCGCGTCCAGACAAGCCAGAATCGACCGCTGCATCAGCGCCGGCGCGTTCACGAACCCCAGAACGCGCGTCGCCGTCACACAGGCGCTGAACAAGGCCTCCAGCTCGCCGACCGCCGGAGAGATGGCGATGTATCCGATCCGCTCGCCCGCAAGGCCGAGATCCTTCGAGAACGAACTGACGATGATCGAACTGGGGTACTCCGCAAAAATGGCCGGCAAGGGAGCATCGTCATACACGATGTGGCGGTACACATCGTCGGAAATAAGGTAAATCTCCCGCCCATGTCGTTGCGACGCCTCCATGAGAACCGCCGCCATCTCTCTTATCAGTCTGCCTGAGTAGATGACACCCGTCGGATTATTGGGACTGTTGATGATGACCGCTTTGGTGCGATCCGTAATCGCTTCCGCCAGGCGACCAGGGTCCGGCTGAAAGCTCGCGTCCGACTCGACGATCCTGGCGACGCCGTTGTGGTTGTCAATGTAGAAAACATACTCGACGAAAAACGGGGCGAAGATGATCACCTCGTCTCCCGGGTCGAGAATGGCCTTCAACACCACGTTCAGTGCTCCGGCCGCACCACAACTCATGATTACGTGATTCTCGTTAAGCTGAACGCCTTGTTCCCGCGAGACCTGTTGAGCGACGGCCGCACGCGTTTGCGGATACCCGGCGTTGTTCATGTATCGGTGGGTTCCTGAAGCAGGGTCGCCGGCGGCCGATCGCATG harbors:
- a CDS encoding uroporphyrinogen decarboxylase family protein, which produces MSTSPMQNLRELLDHGSPGWMPFTLDVGAIGGLTSPILRQFEEMTGQTDPAEYFDYDFRTFSLKTAFGGDDPRSYHAGTEAGTTFDEWGIGHGSCEVEGTVGRTYPPLATATSVRDIEAYPSPAIDGTVDRSPIADYHARGYPVFGYAGSIYEWSWWLRGMEQFLEDLILAPALAEAIIAKVTYYTLRLALASAQAGIDVLCFYDDAGMQTGMQISPEMWRRFIKPGWHTILEHLRRNAPHVRAFLHSCGNIREIIPDIVELGFDILHPIQPECMDFAEVYREFGRQIALCATISSQHLFPFGTPEQVREQVRRLKELCQADRRCILCPSNKIQPETPWANVVAFAEEARADR
- a CDS encoding pyridoxal phosphate-dependent aminotransferase — its product is MSISQKMREQMQRSSWIRRMFEDAERIKKERGAGAVFDLSLGNPIEEPPSRFLESMRSAAGDPASGTHRYMNNAGYPQTRAAVAQQVSREQGVQLNENHVIMSCGAAGALNVVLKAILDPGDEVIIFAPFFVEYVFYIDNHNGVARIVESDASFQPDPGRLAEAITDRTKAVIINSPNNPTGVIYSGRLIREMAAVLMEASQRHGREIYLISDDVYRHIVYDDAPLPAIFAEYPSSIIVSSFSKDLGLAGERIGYIAISPAVGELEALFSACVTATRVLGFVNAPALMQRSILACLDARVDMDLYRHNRAVLCDGLRRGGFRLVEPTGAFYIFPQCPEPDDVACCAALRDKGVIVVPGSGFGRPGHIRLAYSVERETAVKAAAVLAEYGR